Proteins encoded by one window of Blautia argi:
- a CDS encoding ATP-binding protein, with protein MAHVIAVAGKGGVGKTTLTGLIIQYLGEKGKGPILAVDADANSNLNEVLGVEVEATLGEVREEVARSEMAKDNPIPAGMTKADYMEYKFDDALVEDDDFDLLVMGRTQGKGCYCFVNGLLQAQLQKLQRHYPYIIVDNEAGMEHISRGVLPSMQTAILVSDCSRRGVQAVGRIAKLIEECDMHPQKVGLIINRAPGGVLNEGTREEIEKQGLELLGVVPQDETVFEYDCDGTPTVKLPEDSPVKKAVREIVDKLGF; from the coding sequence ATGGCGCATGTAATTGCGGTTGCCGGAAAAGGCGGCGTAGGTAAGACAACATTGACCGGGCTTATCATTCAGTACCTTGGTGAAAAGGGAAAGGGTCCGATTCTTGCAGTAGACGCAGATGCAAACTCTAACTTAAATGAGGTTCTCGGCGTGGAAGTGGAAGCAACTCTGGGTGAGGTTCGGGAAGAGGTTGCCAGGTCAGAAATGGCAAAAGACAATCCGATTCCGGCTGGAATGACCAAAGCGGATTATATGGAATATAAGTTTGATGACGCGCTGGTTGAGGACGATGATTTCGACCTTCTGGTTATGGGACGTACACAGGGGAAAGGCTGCTACTGCTTTGTAAATGGACTTTTGCAGGCGCAGTTACAGAAACTTCAAAGACATTATCCGTACATTATCGTGGATAATGAAGCGGGTATGGAGCACATCAGCAGAGGCGTACTTCCGAGTATGCAGACAGCAATTTTGGTCAGCGACTGTTCACGCAGGGGTGTGCAGGCTGTGGGAAGAATTGCAAAGCTGATTGAAGAGTGCGATATGCACCCTCAGAAGGTTGGATTGATTATTAACCGCGCACCTGGCGGAGTATTGAATGAAGGAACCAGAGAAGAAATTGAAAAACAGGGACTGGAGCTTCTGGGGGTTGTTCCTCAGGACGAAACCGTGTTTGAATATGATTGCGATGGAACTCCTACCGTAAAACTGCCGGAGGATTCACCGGTGAAAAAGGCTGTGCGGGAAATTGTTGACAAACTGGGATTTTAA
- a CDS encoding ATP-binding protein — protein sequence MKIAVTGKGGVGKTTFAATLARLYAEEGKHVLAADVDPDANLGLALGFDEETLDSIVPITKMRKLIEERTGSGADNQFYKLNPQVSDIPDTYSKMVNGVRLLVLGTVETGGGGCVCPEHVMLRRIINNLVLHRDDVVILDMEAGLEHLGRGTTESMDQFIVVIEPGARSVQTYKNVKRLAEDLGVKQVRVVANKVRNQEDEEFVRSRIPAEDLLGFIHYNTEVMDADRQGKSPYDFSNTVKEEITKIKNIIDQGL from the coding sequence ATGAAAATTGCAGTTACAGGAAAAGGCGGCGTAGGAAAAACAACTTTTGCGGCAACTCTTGCCCGTCTGTATGCAGAAGAAGGAAAGCATGTACTGGCAGCAGACGTGGATCCGGACGCAAATCTGGGGCTGGCGCTGGGTTTTGATGAAGAAACACTGGATTCCATTGTCCCGATTACAAAGATGAGAAAGCTCATTGAGGAGAGAACCGGAAGCGGGGCGGATAATCAGTTTTATAAGCTGAATCCTCAGGTGAGTGATATTCCGGATACTTATTCCAAAATGGTAAATGGTGTCAGACTTTTAGTCCTTGGCACTGTAGAAACCGGTGGAGGCGGCTGTGTCTGTCCGGAGCATGTAATGCTCAGAAGAATTATCAACAACCTGGTTCTTCACAGAGATGATGTGGTAATTCTGGATATGGAGGCAGGTCTGGAGCATCTGGGAAGGGGAACCACAGAATCCATGGATCAGTTCATTGTAGTCATTGAGCCGGGAGCCAGAAGTGTGCAGACTTACAAAAATGTAAAGCGTCTGGCAGAGGATTTGGGCGTCAAGCAGGTTCGTGTAGTGGCAAACAAAGTTCGGAATCAGGAGGACGAGGAATTTGTAAGAAGCCGTATTCCGGCAGAAGATCTTCTGGGCTTCATTCACTATAACACAGAGGTTATGGACGCTGACCGTCAGGGTAAATCCCCTTACGATTTCAGCAATACAGTAAAAGAAGAAATCACAAAGATTAAGAACATAATCGATCAGGGATTATGA
- the acsB gene encoding acetyl-CoA decarbonylase/synthase complex subunit alpha/beta gives MTLFETVFSGNDAVYGLTEGAINAAIEQHGADKAISFPNTAYSLPCYYAVTGVKVGTLGELKEALGVVKTLMTREMRTHDIFMSGVATALCAEFIEVLKYIDGATPYEEPCYGHLADAVIRELGVPLVTGDIPGVAVILGKAPTTEDAVALVKSYQAQGILVTLVGDVIDQLAEAGMKTGANVRVIPLGKDVTSVIHVVSVALRAALIFGNITPGDAGNLMKYTMERVPAFVNAFAPLNDVIVACGAGAIALGFPVITNQEGVSEVPKSLIVQTDVSKFNATSLEARDIKIKITNIDIPVAFASAFEGEIIRRGDMQVEFDGSRVDCAELVQTVDASEIEDHKITVVGPEADEMELGSKNSIAYVVKVAGKNMQPDFEPVIERKFHNYINCIEGVYHTGQRDMQRIRISKDAFNAGFRIKHIGEVLYASVKNEFDAVVDKCEVVIYTDPAECTRIRHEVAIPTFDKRDDRLKSLTDESVDVYYSCILCQAFSPSHVCVVTPERLGLCGAVSWLDAKATNELDPNGPCQVITKERPIDERIGEYEDVNEAVQKFSQGALQDVSLYSIMEKPMTSCGCFECICGIEPFSNGVVITNREYAGMTPLGMTFPELASMTGGGVQTPGFMGHGKHFIGSKKFMKAEGGIERIVWMPKELKETVAERVNATAKELYGIDNFTDMIGDETIATDPETLVAFLTEKNHPALSMEPMM, from the coding sequence TTGACATTATTTGAAACAGTATTTAGTGGAAATGACGCTGTCTATGGTTTAACTGAAGGCGCTATCAATGCAGCAATTGAACAGCACGGCGCTGACAAAGCAATCAGTTTCCCGAACACAGCATACAGCTTACCATGCTACTACGCAGTAACAGGTGTAAAAGTTGGTACATTAGGAGAATTAAAAGAAGCATTAGGTGTTGTAAAAACTCTTATGACAAGAGAGATGAGAACACATGACATCTTTATGTCCGGTGTTGCAACCGCTCTGTGCGCAGAGTTTATCGAAGTGTTGAAATACATTGACGGAGCAACTCCATACGAAGAACCATGCTACGGACATCTGGCAGATGCTGTTATCCGTGAATTGGGTGTCCCACTTGTAACAGGTGATATCCCGGGTGTTGCTGTTATTCTTGGAAAAGCTCCTACAACAGAAGATGCCGTTGCATTAGTTAAGAGCTACCAGGCACAGGGTATCCTGGTAACCTTAGTAGGTGATGTGATTGACCAGCTTGCAGAAGCAGGTATGAAGACAGGTGCAAACGTCCGTGTTATTCCATTAGGAAAAGACGTAACTTCTGTTATCCATGTAGTATCTGTTGCTTTAAGAGCAGCTCTGATCTTTGGTAATATTACACCTGGAGATGCAGGAAACTTAATGAAATACACTATGGAACGTGTCCCGGCATTCGTAAACGCATTTGCACCGTTAAACGATGTAATCGTTGCATGCGGAGCAGGCGCTATTGCTCTGGGCTTCCCGGTTATCACAAATCAGGAAGGCGTATCTGAAGTACCGAAGAGCTTAATCGTACAGACAGATGTAAGCAAATTTAATGCAACATCTCTGGAAGCTCGTGACATCAAGATTAAAATTACAAACATTGATATTCCGGTTGCATTCGCTTCTGCATTTGAAGGTGAAATTATCCGCCGCGGCGATATGCAGGTAGAATTTGACGGCTCCCGTGTAGACTGTGCGGAATTAGTACAGACTGTAGATGCATCTGAAATCGAAGACCACAAGATTACTGTTGTTGGTCCGGAAGCAGATGAAATGGAATTAGGAAGTAAAAACAGCATTGCTTATGTTGTTAAAGTTGCAGGAAAGAATATGCAGCCTGACTTTGAACCTGTTATTGAGCGTAAATTCCACAACTACATTAACTGCATCGAAGGTGTATATCATACAGGTCAGCGTGATATGCAGCGTATCCGTATCAGCAAAGATGCATTTAACGCAGGATTCCGTATTAAACATATCGGTGAAGTATTATATGCTTCTGTTAAAAATGAATTTGACGCAGTTGTTGATAAGTGTGAAGTTGTTATTTACACAGATCCGGCTGAATGTACAAGAATTCGTCATGAAGTTGCAATTCCAACATTCGACAAACGTGATGACCGTCTGAAATCTCTGACAGATGAATCTGTTGATGTTTACTACAGCTGTATTCTTTGTCAGGCATTCTCTCCATCTCACGTATGTGTTGTTACACCAGAACGTCTGGGACTTTGTGGAGCGGTTTCATGGTTAGATGCAAAAGCTACAAATGAACTTGATCCAAACGGACCTTGTCAGGTTATTACAAAAGAAAGACCAATCGATGAAAGAATCGGTGAATATGAAGACGTAAATGAAGCTGTACAGAAATTCTCTCAGGGCGCTCTGCAGGACGTATCTCTGTACTCCATTATGGAAAAACCAATGACTTCCTGCGGTTGCTTTGAATGTATTTGCGGTATCGAACCATTCTCTAATGGTGTGGTTATTACAAACCGTGAGTATGCAGGTATGACGCCTCTTGGAATGACCTTCCCTGAACTGGCTTCCATGACAGGCGGCGGTGTTCAGACTCCCGGATTTATGGGACATGGTAAACACTTTATCGGTTCCAAGAAATTCATGAAGGCAGAAGGCGGTATTGAACGTATCGTATGGATGCCGAAAGAATTAAAAGAAACAGTTGCCGAAAGAGTAAATGCTACAGCAAAAGAACTTTACGGAATTGACAACTTTACAGACATGATTGGTGATGAAACAATCGCAACAGATCCGGAAACACTGGTTGCATTCCTGACAGAAAAGAATCACCCGGCACTTTCTATGGAACCAATGATGTAA
- a CDS encoding CooT family nickel-binding protein, translating to MCLATVQKESDNTVICKMVSRIDVDGDKVILRDIMGETKVIEGRILMVDLANSLVKLDCE from the coding sequence ATGTGTCTTGCAACTGTTCAGAAGGAAAGTGACAATACTGTAATCTGTAAAATGGTAAGCCGTATTGATGTGGACGGAGATAAGGTAATTCTTCGGGATATTATGGGCGAAACCAAAGTGATTGAAGGCAGAATCCTTATGGTGGATTTGGCAAACAGCCTTGTGAAACTGGATTGCGAATAA
- a CDS encoding cobalt transporter, with amino-acid sequence MHLIKDENGNVIPHGGDDHHHDHGHTHEHCTNCGEGCQGSCTDEVVALLNYMLSHNEHHAEELDQMAENLKKMGMEDAAKTIKEGVADFQKGNMRLGLALTLVKEHLKEA; translated from the coding sequence ATGCATTTAATTAAAGATGAAAATGGAAATGTAATTCCTCATGGAGGAGATGATCATCATCATGACCATGGTCATACTCACGAGCATTGCACAAACTGCGGCGAGGGCTGTCAGGGAAGTTGTACAGACGAAGTAGTGGCACTGCTCAATTACATGCTCTCTCACAATGAGCACCATGCAGAAGAATTGGATCAGATGGCTGAAAACCTGAAAAAAATGGGTATGGAAGATGCTGCAAAGACAATCAAAGAAGGCGTAGCGGATTTCCAGAAGGGAAATATGCGTCTGGGACTGGCTTTGACACTGGTAAAAGAACATTTAAAGGAGGCTTAA
- a CDS encoding methylenetetrahydrofolate reductase has product MKLSDAMREKMLLSFELFPPKTDKGMENLPGTIEHLCKYKPEYISCTYGAGGTNVGKNMDVCKMIKDAGTIPVTHFTCIGNTAEGIKEQLQNYLDNGVDHMLALRGDLPFGWTGTGGDFAYATDLVAYVRKEFGDKIEIAVAGSPEGHISCRSLEADIAVLKQKQDNGADYIMTQLCWDMEQFKYWLDAIRCAGITMPVDVGIMPILDQAATINMALSRNACVMPRELCEIISRNWIFPNPFVKDPFDADVEGKKERFREAGIEYTIRQIDEYRACGIEGIHLYALNKWKDVSEIIDRSGLRTLV; this is encoded by the coding sequence ATGAAATTATCAGATGCAATGAGAGAGAAAATGCTCCTTTCTTTTGAGCTTTTCCCGCCAAAAACAGACAAGGGAATGGAAAATCTTCCGGGTACCATTGAGCATCTTTGCAAGTACAAACCGGAATATATTTCCTGTACATACGGTGCCGGCGGTACAAATGTCGGTAAAAACATGGATGTATGTAAAATGATTAAAGATGCAGGCACCATTCCTGTAACACACTTTACCTGCATCGGAAATACAGCAGAAGGAATCAAAGAACAGTTACAGAACTACCTGGACAACGGTGTAGATCACATGTTGGCTCTTCGTGGTGACCTTCCTTTCGGCTGGACAGGAACAGGCGGAGATTTTGCTTATGCAACAGATCTGGTAGCATATGTTCGTAAAGAATTCGGCGACAAAATTGAAATCGCAGTAGCAGGTTCACCGGAAGGACATATTTCCTGCCGTAGCCTGGAAGCGGATATTGCTGTTTTGAAACAGAAACAGGACAATGGCGCTGACTATATTATGACACAGCTTTGCTGGGATATGGAACAGTTCAAATACTGGTTAGATGCTATCCGCTGTGCAGGAATCACAATGCCGGTAGATGTTGGTATTATGCCTATCTTAGACCAGGCAGCTACCATCAACATGGCTCTGTCCCGCAACGCATGCGTAATGCCTCGTGAACTTTGCGAAATCATCTCCAGAAACTGGATTTTCCCGAACCCATTCGTAAAAGATCCATTTGATGCAGATGTGGAAGGTAAGAAAGAAAGATTCAGAGAAGCTGGTATTGAATATACAATCCGTCAGATTGATGAATATCGTGCATGCGGTATTGAAGGTATCCATCTGTATGCTCTGAACAAATGGAAAGATGTATCTGAAATTATTGATCGTTCAGGTCTTCGCACATTGGTATAA